Proteins from a single region of Starkeya sp. ORNL1:
- a CDS encoding ABC transporter substrate-binding protein, which translates to MLQSRSRMRLMLAASAMALLACAGAARADEAAAKKWVDSEFQPSTLSKEDQMKEMQWFINAAKPYAGMEINVVSETITTHEYEAKTLAKAFSEITGIKLTHDLIQEGDVVEKIQTQMQSGKNIYDAWVNDSDLIGTHFRYKQAINLTDWMAGEGKDVTSPTLDLPDFIGLSFTTAPDKKLYQLPDQQFANLYWFRYDWFTNADYKAKFKAKYGYELGVPVNWSAYEDIAEFFTNDVGTIDGVKVYGNMDYGKKDPSLGWRFTDAWLSMAGNGDRGLPNGLPVDEWGIRMEGCRPTGSSVDRGGDTNGPASVYAITKYIEWLKKYTPAQAGGMTFSEAGPVPAQGNIAQQMFWYTAFTADMVKPGLPVMNADGTPKWRMAPSPHGSYWKDGMKLGYQDVGSWTLLKSTPLERRKAAWLYAQFVTSKSVSLKKSHVGLTFIRESDIWDKTMTERAPKLGGLVEFYRSPARVQWSPTGSNVPDYPKLAQLWWQNIGDASSGAKTPQAAMDSLAAAQESVMERIERSGVQGECGPKLNKKESMAYWVEQAKKNGTLAPQPKLANEKPQGETVDYDTLIKSWPATPPKKVN; encoded by the coding sequence ATGTTGCAGTCACGATCGAGAATGCGGCTGATGCTGGCGGCGAGCGCCATGGCGCTCCTCGCCTGCGCGGGCGCGGCGCGGGCCGACGAGGCCGCCGCGAAGAAATGGGTCGATTCTGAGTTCCAGCCTTCGACGCTGTCGAAGGAAGACCAGATGAAGGAGATGCAGTGGTTCATCAATGCCGCCAAGCCCTATGCCGGCATGGAGATCAATGTCGTCTCCGAGACCATCACCACCCATGAGTACGAGGCCAAGACCCTGGCCAAGGCGTTCTCCGAGATCACCGGGATCAAGCTCACCCACGACCTCATCCAGGAGGGCGACGTGGTGGAGAAGATCCAGACGCAGATGCAGTCGGGCAAGAACATCTACGATGCGTGGGTGAACGACTCGGACCTGATCGGCACCCATTTCCGCTACAAGCAGGCGATCAACCTCACCGACTGGATGGCGGGCGAGGGCAAGGACGTCACCTCGCCGACGCTGGACCTGCCGGATTTCATCGGCCTCAGCTTCACCACGGCTCCGGACAAGAAGCTCTACCAGCTGCCGGACCAGCAGTTCGCCAACCTGTACTGGTTCCGTTACGACTGGTTCACCAACGCCGACTACAAGGCCAAGTTCAAGGCCAAGTACGGCTACGAGCTCGGCGTGCCGGTGAACTGGTCGGCCTATGAGGACATCGCCGAGTTCTTCACCAACGATGTCGGCACCATCGACGGCGTGAAGGTCTATGGCAACATGGACTACGGCAAGAAGGACCCCTCGCTCGGCTGGCGCTTCACCGATGCCTGGCTGTCCATGGCCGGCAATGGTGATCGCGGCCTGCCGAACGGCCTGCCGGTGGACGAATGGGGCATCCGCATGGAAGGCTGCCGGCCGACCGGCTCCTCGGTCGACCGCGGCGGCGACACCAACGGCCCGGCCTCGGTCTATGCCATCACCAAGTACATCGAGTGGCTGAAGAAATACACGCCGGCCCAGGCTGGCGGCATGACCTTCTCGGAGGCCGGCCCGGTGCCGGCGCAGGGCAACATCGCCCAGCAGATGTTCTGGTACACCGCCTTCACCGCCGACATGGTGAAGCCCGGCCTGCCGGTGATGAATGCCGACGGCACCCCGAAGTGGCGCATGGCGCCGTCTCCGCACGGCTCGTACTGGAAGGACGGCATGAAGCTCGGCTACCAGGACGTGGGTTCCTGGACCTTGTTGAAGTCGACCCCGCTGGAGCGGCGCAAGGCGGCGTGGCTCTACGCCCAGTTCGTGACCTCGAAGTCGGTCTCGCTGAAGAAGAGCCATGTCGGCCTCACCTTCATCCGCGAGAGCGACATCTGGGACAAGACCATGACCGAGCGTGCGCCGAAGCTCGGCGGCCTGGTCGAGTTCTACCGCTCGCCGGCGCGCGTGCAGTGGTCGCCGACCGGCTCCAACGTGCCGGACTATCCGAAGCTGGCGCAGCTGTGGTGGCAGAACATCGGCGACGCCTCGTCGGGCGCCAAGACCCCGCAGGCCGCCATGGACAGCCTCGCCGCGGCGCAGGAATCGGTGATGGAGCGGATCGAGCGTTCCGGCGTGCAGGGTGAGTGCGGGCCGAAGCTGAACAAGAAGGAGAGCATGGCGTACTGGGTCGAGCAGGCCAAGAAGAACGGCACGCTGGCCCCGCAGCCCAAGCTCGCCAATGAGAAGCCGCAAGGCGAGACGGTGGACTACGACACCCTCATCAAGAGCTGGCCCGCCACCCCGCCGAAGAAGGTGAACTGA
- a CDS encoding DUF2160 domain-containing protein, which yields MEHLSESFAWMAWTWQTGLFFAAIAGLLTVFTLLAVWFPERERVGVLRIPTTRGDRLFISLLGSAFICLGWIGLAGPDLTWALAVCLVYALAVFRLV from the coding sequence ATGGAACACCTCTCCGAGAGCTTCGCCTGGATGGCCTGGACCTGGCAGACCGGGCTGTTCTTCGCCGCCATTGCCGGCCTGCTCACCGTCTTCACGCTGCTCGCGGTCTGGTTCCCGGAGCGCGAGCGGGTCGGCGTGCTGCGCATCCCGACCACGCGCGGCGACCGGCTCTTCATCAGCCTGCTCGGCAGCGCCTTCATCTGTCTCGGCTGGATCGGCCTCGCCGGTCCCGACCTGACCTGGGCGCTCGCCGTGTGCCTTGTCTACGCGCTGGCGGTGTTCCGCCTCGTGTGA
- a CDS encoding carbohydrate ABC transporter permease — translation MTQSRAGAFVMVLYLLFLMLPIYWLVNMSLKTNFEINTTLTLWPREVTFEHYVKIFTDRSWYSGYINSLTYVVLNTIISITLALPAAYAFSRYRFVGDKHLFFWLLSNRMAPPAVFALPFFNLYSAIGLFDTPWAVALAHCLFNVPLAVWILEGFMSGVPREIDETAAIDGYSFPRFFIKIFMPLIASGIGVAAFFCFMFSWVELLLARTLTAANAKPIAVTMTRTVSAAGMDWGLLAAAGVLTIIPGALVIWFVRNYIAKGFALGRV, via the coding sequence ATGACCCAGTCCCGCGCCGGCGCCTTCGTCATGGTGCTGTATCTCCTGTTCCTGATGCTGCCGATCTACTGGCTCGTGAACATGAGCCTGAAGACCAATTTCGAGATCAACACCACGCTCACGCTGTGGCCGCGCGAGGTGACGTTCGAGCATTATGTGAAGATCTTTACCGATCGGAGCTGGTATTCGGGCTACATCAACTCGCTGACCTATGTGGTGCTGAACACCATCATCTCGATCACGCTGGCCTTGCCCGCCGCCTACGCTTTCTCGCGCTATCGCTTCGTCGGCGACAAACATCTGTTCTTCTGGCTGCTGTCGAACCGCATGGCGCCGCCGGCGGTGTTCGCACTGCCGTTCTTCAATCTCTATTCGGCCATCGGCCTGTTCGACACGCCGTGGGCGGTGGCGCTGGCACACTGCCTGTTCAACGTGCCGCTGGCGGTGTGGATCCTGGAAGGCTTCATGTCCGGCGTGCCGCGCGAGATCGACGAGACCGCGGCGATCGACGGCTACTCGTTCCCGCGCTTCTTCATCAAGATCTTCATGCCGCTGATCGCCTCCGGCATCGGCGTCGCCGCCTTCTTCTGCTTCATGTTCTCCTGGGTGGAACTGCTGCTGGCGCGCACGCTGACCGCCGCCAACGCCAAGCCGATCGCGGTGACCATGACCCGCACCGTCTCCGCCGCCGGCATGGATTGGGGCCTGCTGGCCGCCGCCGGTGTGCTGACCATCATTCCCGGTGCGCTGGTGATCTGGTTCGTGCGCAACTACATCGCCAAGGGCTTCGCCCTCGGGCGGGTGTGA
- a CDS encoding sugar ABC transporter permease, with translation MEKTLNNRAWLLVLPVFGIVAFSAILPIMTVVNYSVQDTFGNNQFFWNGLGWFTELLDPSTELGGRFFEALWRNLAFSAIILAIEVPLGILVALSMPRHGWKVAATLVLMALPLLIPWNVVGTIWQVFARSDIGLLGYAVNWLGIPYNYTADLLSAWITIIVMDVWHWTSLVALLCYAGLKSIPDAYYQAARIDGASRWAVFRTIQLPKMRRVLLIAVLLRFMDSFMIYTEPFVLTGGGPGNATTFLSIDLVKLALGQFDLGKAAAMSLVYNLIVLAVCWVFYTVMTNAGQDHDAARRSEA, from the coding sequence ATGGAAAAGACCCTCAACAACAGGGCCTGGCTGCTGGTGCTGCCGGTGTTCGGCATCGTCGCCTTCTCGGCGATCCTACCGATCATGACGGTGGTGAACTATTCGGTGCAGGACACCTTCGGCAACAACCAGTTCTTCTGGAATGGCCTCGGCTGGTTCACCGAACTGCTCGATCCTTCCACCGAGCTGGGCGGGCGCTTCTTCGAGGCGCTGTGGCGCAACCTCGCCTTCTCCGCCATCATCCTCGCCATCGAGGTGCCGCTCGGCATCCTGGTCGCGCTCTCCATGCCGCGTCATGGCTGGAAGGTCGCCGCGACGCTGGTGCTGATGGCGCTGCCGCTGCTCATTCCATGGAACGTCGTCGGCACCATCTGGCAGGTGTTCGCCCGTTCCGACATCGGCCTGCTCGGCTATGCGGTGAACTGGCTCGGCATTCCCTATAATTACACGGCTGACCTGCTCTCGGCCTGGATCACCATCATCGTGATGGATGTCTGGCACTGGACCAGCCTGGTCGCGCTGCTCTGCTATGCCGGGCTGAAGTCGATCCCGGACGCCTATTACCAGGCGGCGCGCATCGATGGCGCCTCGCGCTGGGCGGTGTTTCGCACCATCCAGCTGCCCAAGATGCGCCGGGTGCTGCTGATCGCCGTGCTGCTGCGCTTCATGGACAGCTTCATGATCTACACCGAGCCGTTCGTGCTCACCGGCGGCGGCCCCGGCAACGCGACGACCTTCCTGTCGATCGACCTCGTCAAGCTCGCGCTCGGCCAGTTCGACCTCGGCAAGGCGGCGGCGATGTCGCTGGTCTACAACCTCATCGTGCTGGCGGTCTGCTGGGTGTTCTACACCGTGATGACCAATGCCGGCCAGGATCACGACGCTGCGCGCAGGAGCGAGGCATGA
- a CDS encoding ABC transporter ATP-binding protein gives MASITLDGLAHAYRPDPKGPQDYALKRIDHVWQQGGAYALLGPSGCGKTTLLNIISGLVVPTRGRILFDGRDVTRLPTEDRNIAQVFQFPVVYDTMTVRENLAFPLKNRGMVKGTITRRVEEIADRLGLSKSLDRKAANLTADAKQKISLGRGLVRSDVAAILFDEPLTVIDPHLKWQLRSTLKELHRSLDLTMIYVTHDQTEAMTFADKVVVMHDGAVVQTGTPEELFERPEHTFVGHFIGSPGMNVLPAKVEGHTAYVGQQKITLPRTYPKLPEEERVELGVRPEFARLAPAGEGLSVKVKRIDDIGRARIARVELDGHPMAATVPEGLSISGDVAGLGFEQRQLHIYAGGKLVVGEGGVG, from the coding sequence ATGGCCAGCATCACTCTCGACGGTCTCGCCCACGCCTACCGGCCCGATCCGAAGGGCCCGCAGGATTATGCGCTGAAGCGCATCGACCATGTCTGGCAGCAGGGCGGCGCCTATGCGCTGCTCGGCCCGTCCGGCTGCGGCAAGACCACGCTTCTCAACATCATCTCCGGTCTCGTGGTGCCGACCCGCGGGCGCATATTGTTCGACGGCCGCGACGTGACGCGACTGCCGACCGAGGACCGCAACATCGCCCAGGTGTTCCAGTTCCCGGTGGTCTACGACACCATGACGGTGCGCGAGAACCTGGCCTTCCCGCTGAAGAATCGCGGCATGGTGAAGGGCACCATCACCCGTCGGGTCGAGGAGATCGCAGACCGGCTGGGCTTGTCCAAGTCGCTCGACCGCAAGGCGGCGAACCTCACCGCGGATGCCAAGCAGAAGATCTCGCTCGGCCGCGGGCTGGTGCGCTCGGATGTCGCCGCCATCCTTTTCGACGAGCCGCTGACCGTCATCGACCCGCATCTGAAATGGCAGCTGCGCTCGACGCTCAAGGAACTGCACCGCTCGCTCGACCTCACCATGATCTATGTCACCCACGACCAGACCGAGGCGATGACCTTCGCCGACAAGGTGGTGGTGATGCATGACGGCGCCGTGGTGCAGACCGGCACGCCGGAAGAACTGTTCGAGCGGCCCGAGCACACCTTTGTCGGCCACTTCATCGGCTCGCCGGGCATGAATGTTTTGCCGGCGAAGGTCGAAGGCCACACCGCCTATGTCGGCCAGCAGAAGATCACGCTGCCCCGCACCTATCCGAAGCTGCCGGAGGAAGAGCGCGTCGAACTCGGCGTCCGCCCGGAATTCGCCCGCCTCGCTCCCGCCGGCGAAGGCCTGTCGGTGAAGGTGAAGCGCATCGACGATATTGGCCGCGCCCGCATCGCGCGGGTGGAGCTCGACGGCCACCCCATGGCGGCGACCGTGCCGGAAGGTTTGAGCATTTCCGGCGACGTCGCCGGCCTCGGCTTTGAGCAACGCCAGCTACACATCTATGCCGGCGGCAAGCTGGTGGTCGGCGAGGGAGGGGTGGGATGA
- a CDS encoding ABC transporter ATP-binding protein, translated as MSLVLDHVHREVAGHVHIRDVSLELARGSLNVLLGATLAGKTTLMRLMAGLDVPTSGRVVVEGRDVTGLPVKKRSVAMVYQQFINYPALSVYENIASPLRVAGLPRAEIDRKVREAAGLLKLEPYLQRRPLELSGGQQQRTAIARALVKGADLVLLDEPLANLDYKLREELREELPRIFAESGAIFVYATTEPTEALLLGGNTATLLEGALTQFGPTPSVYRHPQDLATAGVFSDPPLNTLRVAKIGPRIRLESGITAPATGVFATVPDGSYTMGVRAHHLGVDETVFMGDASGASASPGEASGDLIRLSASVSVSEITGSESFVHMDVGTERLIALVPGVRRLEPGAYVDVLIDPRHVLLFDPDGRSAGRVLDAAA; from the coding sequence ATGAGCCTCGTCCTTGATCACGTGCATCGCGAGGTCGCCGGACATGTCCATATCCGGGACGTGTCGCTGGAACTGGCGCGCGGCTCGCTCAACGTCCTGCTCGGCGCCACGCTCGCCGGCAAGACCACCTTGATGCGGCTGATGGCCGGGCTCGACGTGCCGACCTCCGGCCGCGTGGTGGTGGAGGGGCGCGACGTCACTGGCCTGCCGGTGAAGAAACGCAGCGTCGCCATGGTCTACCAGCAATTCATCAATTACCCCGCGCTCAGCGTCTATGAGAACATCGCGTCCCCCTTGCGCGTTGCCGGCCTCCCGCGGGCCGAGATCGACCGGAAGGTGCGCGAGGCGGCGGGCCTGCTGAAGCTCGAGCCCTATCTGCAGCGCCGCCCGCTGGAGCTCTCCGGCGGCCAGCAGCAGCGTACCGCCATTGCCCGCGCTCTGGTGAAGGGGGCCGACCTGGTGCTGCTCGACGAGCCGCTGGCCAATCTCGATTACAAGCTGCGCGAGGAATTGCGCGAGGAATTGCCGCGCATCTTCGCCGAGAGCGGCGCCATCTTCGTTTATGCCACCACCGAGCCGACCGAGGCGCTGCTGCTGGGCGGCAACACCGCGACCCTGCTGGAAGGCGCGCTGACGCAATTCGGCCCGACGCCGTCGGTCTATCGCCACCCGCAGGATCTCGCCACGGCGGGCGTGTTCTCCGATCCGCCGCTCAACACGCTGCGGGTCGCGAAGATCGGCCCGCGCATCCGGCTGGAGAGCGGCATCACCGCGCCCGCGACCGGCGTCTTCGCCACCGTGCCGGACGGTAGCTACACCATGGGCGTGCGTGCCCATCATCTCGGCGTCGACGAGACCGTCTTCATGGGTGATGCCAGCGGAGCGTCCGCGTCACCCGGCGAGGCGAGTGGCGACCTCATTCGTCTCAGTGCCTCGGTCTCGGTCTCCGAGATCACCGGCTCCGAGAGCTTCGTGCACATGGATGTCGGCACCGAGCGGCTGATTGCGCTGGTGCCCGGGGTGCGGCGGCTGGAGCCGGGCGCCTATGTCGATGTGCTGATCGATCCGCGCCACGTGCTGCTGTTCGACCCGGACGGCCGCAGCGCCGGCCGCGTGCTCGACGCGGCGGCATGA
- the glpD gene encoding glycerol-3-phosphate dehydrogenase, translating to MAARSLDAVYDLAVIGGGVNGCGIARDAAGRGASVVLFEQGDLAGATSSASTKLIHGGLRYLEHYEFRLVREALMEREVLWSIAPHIIRPLRFVLPHHAGLRPAWLLRLGLFLYDHLGGRKLLPATRTLDLTRDSAGAPLRPDFTRAFEYSDCWVEDSRLVVLNALDAAERGADIRPGYRVVSAERGPEYWTVDVVRTEDGARETVRARVLVNAAGPWVHQVLASIVRADELAGVRLVQGSHIVVRRLFEHDRAYIFQNADGRIIFAIPYEHDFTLIGTTDRDYQGAPDKVAASGEEIAYLCAAASEYLKKPVTPADVVWTYSGVRPLYDDGASKAQEATRDYVLELDADEGKPAILSVFGGKITTYRRLAEHAIQKLKDYLPGTDKASWTGETPLPGGDFAVTDQPRVVAQVLRAYPFLDAGLARRLVVAYGTRALRLLGSARSTADLGRVFGADLTEAEVLYLMREEWARTASDVLWRRSKLGLRLSADEAQALDAYMRSIGNGHSAAAAAVGSVAR from the coding sequence TTGGCCGCGCGAAGCCTCGATGCCGTCTATGATCTCGCCGTCATTGGCGGGGGCGTGAATGGTTGCGGCATTGCCCGCGATGCCGCCGGCCGCGGCGCCTCCGTCGTGCTGTTCGAGCAGGGCGATCTCGCCGGCGCCACCTCGTCCGCCTCCACCAAGCTGATTCATGGCGGCCTGCGCTATCTGGAGCATTACGAGTTCCGGCTGGTGCGCGAGGCGCTGATGGAGCGCGAGGTGCTGTGGAGCATCGCCCCGCACATCATCCGCCCGCTGCGCTTCGTGCTGCCACACCATGCCGGCCTGCGCCCGGCCTGGCTGCTGCGCCTCGGCCTGTTCCTCTATGACCATCTCGGTGGCCGCAAGCTGCTGCCCGCCACCCGCACGCTCGACCTGACCCGCGATTCCGCCGGCGCCCCACTCAGGCCCGATTTCACCCGCGCCTTCGAATATTCCGACTGCTGGGTGGAGGATAGCCGGCTCGTCGTCCTGAATGCGCTCGATGCCGCCGAGCGCGGCGCCGATATCCGGCCCGGCTATCGCGTCGTCTCCGCCGAGCGCGGGCCGGAGTATTGGACCGTCGACGTCGTGCGCACCGAGGACGGCGCGCGCGAGACGGTGCGGGCGCGGGTACTGGTGAATGCGGCCGGGCCCTGGGTGCACCAGGTGCTGGCGAGCATCGTGCGCGCCGATGAGCTGGCCGGGGTCAGGCTGGTCCAGGGCAGCCATATCGTCGTGCGCCGGCTGTTTGAGCACGACCGCGCCTACATCTTCCAGAATGCCGATGGCCGCATCATCTTCGCCATCCCCTATGAGCATGATTTCACCCTGATCGGTACCACCGACCGCGACTATCAGGGCGCGCCCGACAAGGTGGCGGCGAGCGGCGAGGAGATCGCCTATCTCTGCGCCGCGGCCAGCGAATATCTGAAGAAGCCGGTCACCCCGGCGGATGTGGTGTGGACCTATTCCGGCGTGCGCCCGCTCTATGATGACGGTGCCTCCAAGGCGCAGGAAGCCACCCGCGACTATGTGCTGGAGCTCGATGCCGACGAGGGCAAGCCGGCTATCCTTTCGGTGTTCGGCGGCAAGATCACCACCTATCGCCGCCTCGCCGAGCACGCCATCCAGAAGCTCAAGGATTATCTCCCCGGCACTGATAAGGCGTCCTGGACTGGCGAGACGCCACTGCCCGGCGGCGATTTCGCGGTGACCGACCAGCCGCGGGTGGTGGCGCAGGTGCTGCGGGCCTATCCCTTCCTCGATGCCGGCCTCGCCCGCCGCCTTGTGGTAGCTTACGGTACGCGAGCGTTGCGCCTGCTCGGCAGCGCACGCAGCACGGCTGATCTCGGCCGCGTCTTCGGCGCCGACCTCACCGAGGCGGAGGTGCTTTATCTGATGCGCGAGGAATGGGCGCGCACCGCGTCGGACGTGCTCTGGCGCCGCTCCAAGCTCGGCCTCCGGCTGAGCGCGGATGAAGCGCAGGCGCTCGATGCCTATATGCGCAGCATCGGCAACGGCCATAGTGCGGCTGCGGCAGCAGTCGGGAGCGTGGCGCGATGA
- a CDS encoding DeoR/GlpR family DNA-binding transcription regulator: MNAISSRQQDILVLARAQGRVSVDDLAARFEVSPQTIRKDLNDLCVRRLMSRVHGGAVVASGVENVAYEARRIIAHGAKRAIGDAAARMVPNRASLFINIGTTTEEVARALGDHEDLLVITNNLNVATLLYRHPKIELIMAGGPVRHADGAVIGSAAVDFVRQFRVDYAVIGASAIEEDGTLLDFDYREVQVARAIIDNARQVILVADRSKLERTAPVRIGDMSEIDTFVTDMVPSSGLREVCSRHGVELIEVGGAEDEGF, from the coding sequence ATGAACGCCATCTCTTCCCGCCAACAGGACATACTGGTCCTGGCGCGCGCCCAGGGGCGGGTCAGCGTCGATGATCTCGCGGCCCGCTTCGAGGTCTCGCCGCAGACCATCCGCAAGGACCTGAACGATCTGTGCGTGCGCCGGCTGATGTCGCGCGTGCATGGCGGCGCCGTGGTCGCCTCAGGCGTCGAGAATGTCGCCTATGAGGCCCGCCGCATCATCGCCCATGGGGCGAAGCGCGCCATTGGCGACGCCGCCGCGCGCATGGTGCCGAACCGCGCCTCGCTGTTCATCAATATCGGCACCACCACCGAGGAGGTGGCCCGCGCACTCGGTGACCATGAGGACCTGCTGGTCATCACCAACAACCTCAATGTCGCGACGCTGCTCTACCGCCATCCCAAGATCGAGCTGATCATGGCCGGCGGGCCGGTGCGCCATGCCGACGGCGCGGTGATCGGCTCGGCGGCGGTGGATTTCGTCCGCCAGTTCCGGGTCGATTACGCGGTGATCGGCGCCTCCGCCATCGAGGAAGACGGCACGCTGCTCGATTTCGATTATCGCGAGGTGCAGGTCGCCCGCGCCATCATCGACAATGCGCGCCAGGTCATCCTGGTCGCCGACCGCTCCAAGCTGGAGCGCACCGCGCCGGTGCGTATCGGCGACATGAGCGAGATCGACACCTTCGTCACTGACATGGTGCCCTCATCCGGCCTGCGCGAGGTCTGCTCCCGCCACGGCGTCGAGCTGATCGAGGTCGGCGGCGCCGAGGATGAGGGGTTCTGA
- a CDS encoding thiolase family protein: protein MSRAFIIAARRTAVAPRRGALAKLEAWQLAAPVLQACLADAGVNVDEVDEVILGNALSGGGNVARLAALAAGLPERVSALSIDRQCCSGLDAIMLAARLIEAGAARVVLAGGTESWSRSAIRAHRPRREGEAPDFYDTPPFSPWPERDPDMVEAAAELARTEGITRAAQDAFAVESHRKALVRLEPPLPEGERDGVRGATATITRATPHPALSLRERTSRSGGEGVRQEEIVLLPEAPLAHDAFARNLTPRLCARAPILAGTDEYAIDAATVAVEADAAAAVLVVAEDIARAIVHPLEILDALALGSAPEQPAMAIVPAVCRVLARNDLDAALLDHVELMEAFAVQALANIAHLGLDPARVNPGGGALSRGHPVGASGAILAVRLFHEMRSAPGAKTGLAAIAAAGGLATAMLLRSNE from the coding sequence ATGAGCCGCGCCTTCATCATCGCCGCCCGCCGCACCGCCGTTGCGCCGCGGCGCGGGGCGCTTGCCAAGCTGGAGGCCTGGCAACTCGCGGCGCCGGTGCTGCAGGCGTGCCTGGCGGATGCCGGCGTCAACGTTGATGAGGTCGACGAGGTCATTCTCGGCAATGCGTTGTCCGGCGGCGGCAATGTCGCCCGGCTCGCCGCGCTGGCTGCCGGTTTGCCGGAGCGCGTGTCGGCACTGAGCATCGACCGGCAATGCTGCTCCGGGCTCGATGCCATCATGCTGGCGGCGCGCCTCATCGAGGCCGGCGCGGCGCGCGTCGTGCTTGCCGGCGGCACCGAGAGCTGGAGCCGCTCCGCCATCCGCGCCCATCGCCCGCGCCGGGAAGGGGAGGCGCCGGACTTCTACGACACGCCGCCTTTCTCGCCCTGGCCGGAGCGCGATCCGGACATGGTCGAGGCGGCGGCGGAGTTGGCGCGGACGGAAGGGATCACCCGTGCGGCACAGGACGCATTCGCTGTTGAGAGCCATCGGAAAGCCCTGGTACGCCTAGAGCCCCCTCTCCCCGAGGGGGAGAGGGATGGGGTGAGGGGAGCCACCGCAACGATTACCCGCGCAACCCCTCACCCAGCCCTCTCCCTCAGGGAGAGGACTTCACGCTCTGGCGGCGAGGGCGTTCGACAAGAAGAGATCGTCCTCCTACCCGAAGCGCCACTCGCGCATGACGCCTTCGCGCGCAACCTCACCCCGCGTCTCTGTGCCCGCGCGCCGATCCTTGCCGGGACGGACGAATACGCCATCGATGCCGCCACCGTCGCCGTCGAGGCGGACGCCGCCGCCGCGGTGCTCGTCGTCGCCGAGGACATTGCCCGCGCTATCGTGCACCCGCTCGAAATCCTCGATGCGCTTGCCCTCGGCAGCGCGCCGGAGCAGCCGGCGATGGCGATCGTGCCAGCGGTGTGCCGGGTCCTCGCCCGCAATGACCTCGACGCGGCCCTCCTCGACCATGTCGAACTGATGGAAGCCTTCGCCGTGCAGGCGCTGGCGAATATCGCGCATCTCGGCCTCGACCCCGCTCGGGTCAATCCAGGCGGCGGCGCACTCTCGCGCGGCCATCCGGTCGGCGCTTCCGGCGCCATCCTCGCGGTGCGGCTGTTCCACGAGATGCGATCAGCGCCCGGTGCGAAGACCGGCCTCGCCGCCATCGCTGCCGCGGGTGGGCTCGCCACCGCCATGTTGCTGCGCAGCAACGAGTAA